Proteins co-encoded in one Myripristis murdjan chromosome 4, fMyrMur1.1, whole genome shotgun sequence genomic window:
- the ccdc181 gene encoding coiled-coil domain-containing protein 181 isoform X1: MSVVTCTKSQEEYEDDFEKDLDWLISEESRSDDQGPDYEDIEAEIDKELEEDEKRQRIKQSERRQEGRRGSETEEVEEEERWPSPMEPFEYDSDRDSPYKFSPVAPPPPMLDDETDEEKKYILEKIQQANRELRDQEAPDVMRRRRLHFKDKLVDLVVPPLEFEQDGNGRLEGREGRAEDAEAEREVSGKLSELKISPREHSIGGGNHLGGGSSRVGGGDISQGGQGGKEGRVLVEKDGKFDLVSLKEVESQGLLPPLASNHFDSSRSSSRPQELTLSSSKISKNSSSSISHHPHEKDHLRAPRPPAQKRPNSASHSQRGSQRRGTKRRVQSATGTPNQATYTLSPRQKELLQKIQERKEKLAREAEQRKREEEEQKRQENEVAFKAWLMRKRDQLQEERRIQRAQEMERMNCKREASDPEEAFKLWLQRKQEQQQRERQLEQMKRLEEESGYLLHNQEECERAFKLWLKRKRAEKRAEQQAAREHSRRLVLEERRARRMQDLLCTVNEAKAFRFTENLAYRF; the protein is encoded by the exons ATGAGTGTGGTGACGTGCACAAAGTCCCAGGAGGAATATGAGGACGACTTTGAAAAGGACCTGGACTGGCTGATCAGTGAGGAGAGCCGCAGTGATGACCAG GGCCCTGACTATGAGGACATAGAGGCTGAAATCGATAAAGAACTAGAGGAGGACGAAAAGAGGCAAAGAataaaacagagtgagagaagacaggaggggaggagaggaagtgaaacagaagaggtggaggaggaggagagatggccATCACCTATGGAGCCTTTTGAGTACGACTCAGACAGAGACAGTCCATATAAGTTTTCACCTgtggcccctcctcctccaatgCTGGATGATGAAACAGATGAAGAGAAGAAGTACATCCTGGAGAAGATCCAGCAGGCCAATCGAGAGCTGCGGGACCAGGAAGCTCCAGATGTGATGCGGCGCAGGCGGCTTCACTTCAAAGACAAGCTGGTGGACCTGGTGGTACCTCCGCTGGAGTTTGAGCAAGATGGCAATGGAAGGTTGGAGGGACGGGAGGGCAGAGCTGAGgatgcagaggcagagagggaggttTCAGGGAAGCTGTCTGAGCTAAAAATTTCCCCACGCGAGCACAGCATAGGAGGTGGGAACCACCTGGGAGGAGGCTCGAGCAGGGTTGGAGGTGGGGATATCAGCCAAGGAGggcagggaggaaaggagggccGAGTCCTTGTAGAGAAAGATGGCAAGTTTGACCTGGTGAGTCTGAAGGAGGTGGAGAGTCAAGGTCTGCTGCCTCCCCTAGCCAGCAACCACTTTGACAGTTCCCGCTCCTCTTCTCGGCCTCAAGAACTGACTTTGAGTTCCAGTAAGATCAGTAAGAACagttcctcctccatctcccatCATCCCCATGAGAAGGATCATCTCCGTGCCCCCAGGCCTCCAGCTCAGAAGCGGCCCAACTCAGCTAGCCACAGCCAGAGAGGCAGCCAGAGGAGGGGCACCAAGCGCCGGGTGCAGTCGGCCACTGGGACACCCAACCAGGCTACCTACACGCTCTCCCCACGGCAGAAGGAGCTCCTGCAGAAAATccaagagaggaaggagaagctGGCTAGAGAG gcagagcagaggaagcGTGAGGAAGAAGAGCAGAAGAGGCAGGAGAATGAGGTGGCTTTCAAGGCATGGCTGATGAGGAAGAGAGACCAGCttcaggaggagagaaggatcCAGCGAGCCCAGGAGATGGAACGGATGAATTGCAAG CGAGAGGCCAGTGACCCAGAGGAGGCCTTCAAGTTGTGGctgcagaggaagcaggagcagcagcagagagagagacagctggaGCAGAtgaagaggctggaggaggagagcggctACCTCTTACATAACCAAGAGGAGTGTGAACGCGCCTTCAAACT GTGGCTGAAGCGAAAGCGCGCAGAGAAGCGAGCGGAGCAGCAGGCGGCTCGAGAGCACTCCCGCAGGCTGGTGCTGGAGGAGCGGCGTGCGCGACGCATGCAGGACCTGCTGTGCACCGTGAACGAGGCCAAGGCCTTCAGATTCACTGAAAACCTGGCCTACCGCTTCTGA
- the ccdc181 gene encoding coiled-coil domain-containing protein 181 isoform X2, with protein MEPFEYDSDRDSPYKFSPVAPPPPMLDDETDEEKKYILEKIQQANRELRDQEAPDVMRRRRLHFKDKLVDLVVPPLEFEQDGNGRLEGREGRAEDAEAEREVSGKLSELKISPREHSIGGGNHLGGGSSRVGGGDISQGGQGGKEGRVLVEKDGKFDLVSLKEVESQGLLPPLASNHFDSSRSSSRPQELTLSSSKISKNSSSSISHHPHEKDHLRAPRPPAQKRPNSASHSQRGSQRRGTKRRVQSATGTPNQATYTLSPRQKELLQKIQERKEKLAREAEQRKREEEEQKRQENEVAFKAWLMRKRDQLQEERRIQRAQEMERMNCKREASDPEEAFKLWLQRKQEQQQRERQLEQMKRLEEESGYLLHNQEECERAFKLWLKRKRAEKRAEQQAAREHSRRLVLEERRARRMQDLLCTVNEAKAFRFTENLAYRF; from the exons ATGGAGCCTTTTGAGTACGACTCAGACAGAGACAGTCCATATAAGTTTTCACCTgtggcccctcctcctccaatgCTGGATGATGAAACAGATGAAGAGAAGAAGTACATCCTGGAGAAGATCCAGCAGGCCAATCGAGAGCTGCGGGACCAGGAAGCTCCAGATGTGATGCGGCGCAGGCGGCTTCACTTCAAAGACAAGCTGGTGGACCTGGTGGTACCTCCGCTGGAGTTTGAGCAAGATGGCAATGGAAGGTTGGAGGGACGGGAGGGCAGAGCTGAGgatgcagaggcagagagggaggttTCAGGGAAGCTGTCTGAGCTAAAAATTTCCCCACGCGAGCACAGCATAGGAGGTGGGAACCACCTGGGAGGAGGCTCGAGCAGGGTTGGAGGTGGGGATATCAGCCAAGGAGggcagggaggaaaggagggccGAGTCCTTGTAGAGAAAGATGGCAAGTTTGACCTGGTGAGTCTGAAGGAGGTGGAGAGTCAAGGTCTGCTGCCTCCCCTAGCCAGCAACCACTTTGACAGTTCCCGCTCCTCTTCTCGGCCTCAAGAACTGACTTTGAGTTCCAGTAAGATCAGTAAGAACagttcctcctccatctcccatCATCCCCATGAGAAGGATCATCTCCGTGCCCCCAGGCCTCCAGCTCAGAAGCGGCCCAACTCAGCTAGCCACAGCCAGAGAGGCAGCCAGAGGAGGGGCACCAAGCGCCGGGTGCAGTCGGCCACTGGGACACCCAACCAGGCTACCTACACGCTCTCCCCACGGCAGAAGGAGCTCCTGCAGAAAATccaagagaggaaggagaagctGGCTAGAGAG gcagagcagaggaagcGTGAGGAAGAAGAGCAGAAGAGGCAGGAGAATGAGGTGGCTTTCAAGGCATGGCTGATGAGGAAGAGAGACCAGCttcaggaggagagaaggatcCAGCGAGCCCAGGAGATGGAACGGATGAATTGCAAG CGAGAGGCCAGTGACCCAGAGGAGGCCTTCAAGTTGTGGctgcagaggaagcaggagcagcagcagagagagagacagctggaGCAGAtgaagaggctggaggaggagagcggctACCTCTTACATAACCAAGAGGAGTGTGAACGCGCCTTCAAACT GTGGCTGAAGCGAAAGCGCGCAGAGAAGCGAGCGGAGCAGCAGGCGGCTCGAGAGCACTCCCGCAGGCTGGTGCTGGAGGAGCGGCGTGCGCGACGCATGCAGGACCTGCTGTGCACCGTGAACGAGGCCAAGGCCTTCAGATTCACTGAAAACCTGGCCTACCGCTTCTGA